The following proteins are encoded in a genomic region of Gouania willdenowi chromosome 6, fGouWil2.1, whole genome shotgun sequence:
- the scamp2 gene encoding secretory carrier-associated membrane protein 2: protein MSEFDDNPFAGPPTSNPFNDPSVTQVTNSSVEPVDQFNPFNAESSDGLATRTIPAQPAVLQPTAEPSPQAKASVAQANLLRQQEELERKAAELDRREQELKSRGPTGKENNWPPLPKSFPIKPCFYQDFSEDIPQQYQRVCKMMYYLWMFHCMILFLNLLACLAYFITNKNGGTSFGLSILWLILFTPCSFLCWFRPVYKAFKTDSSFNFFFFFFVFFFQVVILIIQAVGIPDWGNSGWIAAFTAIGQVGGTAAGAIMMIVAILFTICAVMSIILLKMVHSMYRSTGASFQKAQQEFSQGVFTNKTFQSAAAGAASSAAQGAFQGNP from the exons GATCCCTCTGTCACCCAAGTGACCAACTCCAGCGTCGAACCAGTTGACCAGTTCAACCCCTTCAATGCAGAGTCCAGT GACGGCCTGGCCACTCGCACTATTCCCGCCCAGCCTGCAGTGTTGCAGCCGACTGCAGAGCCCAGCCCACAG GCGAAGGCTTCTGTGGCTCAGGCCAACCTGCTGAGGCAGCAGGAGGAGCTGGAGAGGAAAGCTGCTGAGCTGGACCGCAGAGAGCAGGAGCTCAAGAGCAGAGGGCCGACAG GTAAGGAGAACAACTGGCCTCCACTTCCCAAGAGCTTCCCCATCAAGCCGTGTTTTTATCAGGACTTCTCTGAGGACATCCCCCAACAGTACCAGAGAGTCTGCAAGATGATGTACTACCTGTGGATGT TTCACTGCATGATCCTGTTCCTGAATCTGCTGGCGTGCCTGGCGTACTTCATCACTAATAAAAACGGTGGCACCAGCTTTGGCCTCTCCATTCTGTGGCTCATCCTCTTCACTCCCTGCTCCTTCCTCTGCTGGTTCCGACCCGTGTACAAGGCCTTTAA gacggACAGCTCCTtcaacttcttcttcttcttcttcgtgttTTTCTTCCAAGTGGTAATCCTCATCATCCAGGCCGTCGGCATCCCCGACTGGGGCAACAG TGGGTGGATCGCTGCCTTTACGGCCATTGGCCAGGTTGGAGGCACTGCAGCAGGAGCCATCATGATGATTGTGGCCATTCTTTTCACTATTTGTGCCGTCATGTCCATCATCCTGCTCAAGATG GTGCACAGCATGTACCGCAGCACCGGGGCCAGTTTCCAGAAAGCCCAGCAGGAGTTCTCTCAGGGCGTCTTCACAAACAAAACCTTCCAGTCGGCGGCAGCAGGAGCCGCTTCCTCTGCTGCACAGGGAGCCTTCCAGGGAAACCCCTAA